One genomic segment of Chromatiales bacterium includes these proteins:
- a CDS encoding cysteine hydrolase, with translation MTEEQKLDPQFLNVDPLRETYREALTESPAVVESLQEHHTALLCIDLQYLDAAPGYGVFADAEKSGVPKEAQQYYFDRLEHTVLPNVRRLQDAFRERGLEVIHTRIQSLTRDGRDRSPGHKRLNLHAAPGSKEAEFLPEVAPMDDEIVINKTASGVFNASNLEYILRNLEITGLFVVGVYSNECVSTAIRDACDLGFYVTLIEDGCATVTPTLQSATIQTMKDRYARVFSTEQAVNEICKVVTEEAQDSVPA, from the coding sequence ATGACCGAAGAACAGAAACTCGACCCGCAATTTCTCAACGTCGACCCGCTGCGCGAGACCTATCGCGAGGCGCTCACCGAATCGCCGGCCGTCGTCGAGTCGCTGCAGGAGCATCACACCGCCCTGCTGTGCATCGACCTGCAGTACCTGGATGCCGCCCCGGGCTATGGCGTGTTCGCCGATGCGGAAAAGTCCGGCGTGCCGAAGGAGGCACAGCAGTATTACTTCGACCGCCTGGAACACACGGTGCTGCCCAACGTGCGCCGCCTGCAGGACGCCTTCCGCGAACGCGGCCTGGAGGTGATCCACACCCGTATCCAGTCGCTCACCCGCGACGGCCGCGACCGCAGTCCCGGGCACAAGCGCCTCAACCTGCACGCCGCGCCCGGCTCCAAGGAGGCCGAGTTCCTCCCGGAGGTCGCGCCCATGGACGACGAGATCGTCATCAACAAGACGGCCAGCGGCGTGTTCAACGCCTCCAACCTCGAGTACATCCTGCGCAACCTGGAGATCACCGGCCTGTTCGTGGTCGGCGTGTACAGCAACGAGTGCGTGTCCACCGCGATCCGCGACGCCTGCGATCTCGGCTTTTACGTCACCCTCATCGAGGACGGCTGCGCCACGGTGACGCCCACGCTGCAGAGCGCCACCATCCAGACCATGAAGGACCGCTACGCGCGCGTGTTCAGCACCGAGCAGGCGGTGAACGAGATCTGCAAGGTCGTCACCGAAGAGGCCCAGGACAGCGTCCCGGCATAG